Proteins from a single region of Aestuariirhabdus haliotis:
- a CDS encoding ABC transporter ATP-binding protein encodes MGSENCSYVSFQNVQKTYDGEVLVVKDFNLDIAQGEFVTMLGPSGSGKTTCLMMLAGFETATQGEIFVDGVPVNNLAPHKRDIGMVFQNYALFPHLTIAENLSFPLTVRKLPKHEIEARVKRSLDMIELPQVAGRRPGQLSGGQQQRVALARALVFEPKLILMDEPLGALDKQLREQMQYEIKHLHERLGITVLYVTHDQTEALTMSDRVAVFNEGVVQQLASPTELYEAPANSFVAQFIGENNKISGTVATIQDNHCDVTVGNHRVKAQPVNVLTTGKPTTLSIRPERIKINPNPDQCDNRFEAQVLELIYHGDHLRTRIQLMDDDQFIVKLPNASEPLKIAKGDAIKVGWNSKDCRALDAISSL; translated from the coding sequence GTGGGTAGCGAAAACTGCAGTTACGTCAGCTTCCAGAATGTTCAAAAAACCTATGATGGCGAAGTTTTGGTGGTTAAGGATTTTAATCTGGATATTGCTCAGGGAGAGTTTGTGACCATGCTGGGCCCTTCCGGCTCTGGCAAAACCACCTGCCTGATGATGCTGGCAGGCTTTGAAACCGCCACCCAGGGCGAGATTTTTGTCGACGGTGTTCCCGTCAATAATCTCGCACCTCACAAGCGGGACATCGGCATGGTCTTTCAAAACTATGCCCTGTTCCCTCACCTGACCATTGCCGAAAACCTTTCCTTCCCTCTGACCGTAAGAAAACTGCCCAAACATGAAATCGAAGCGCGGGTAAAACGTTCACTGGATATGATCGAGCTACCCCAGGTTGCAGGCCGTCGTCCAGGTCAATTATCCGGAGGTCAACAGCAGCGAGTCGCACTGGCTCGTGCGTTGGTTTTTGAACCCAAGCTGATTCTGATGGACGAACCCCTGGGAGCCCTGGACAAACAACTGCGCGAACAGATGCAGTATGAGATTAAACACCTTCACGAACGCCTGGGCATCACCGTGCTCTATGTCACCCACGATCAAACCGAAGCGCTGACCATGTCGGACCGGGTTGCGGTTTTTAACGAAGGCGTAGTGCAACAACTGGCCTCGCCAACCGAGCTCTATGAGGCACCTGCCAACTCCTTTGTTGCGCAGTTTATCGGGGAAAATAACAAGATTTCCGGTACCGTCGCGACAATACAGGATAACCATTGTGACGTTACGGTTGGCAACCACAGGGTCAAGGCCCAACCCGTAAATGTGTTAACGACCGGCAAGCCCACCACCCTTTCCATTCGCCCCGAACGCATCAAGATCAACCCGAATCCCGATCAGTGCGACAACCGTTTCGAAGCCCAGGTGCTGGAGTTGATTTATCACGGTGACCACCTGAGAACACGCATTCAATTGATGGACGACGACCAGTTTATCGTCAAACTACCCAACGCCAGCGAGCCGTTAAAAATCGCCAAGGGCGATGCCATAAAGGTCGGCTGGAACAGCAAAGACTGCCGCGCACTCGATGCGATCTCCTCGTTGTAG
- a CDS encoding ABC transporter substrate-binding protein, with translation MKNTIRKLSIASVGILLCTNALAKDSLTVVSWGGSFTKSQMEAYHKPFTNKTGVEIVSEDFSGGLAEIKAQVESGNITWDLVSLDKPDIVRGCAEGLLEPFDPALLLDGEDGTPAKADFVPGALHECAIASIVVSNIIAFDETRYKGKTAPSKLTDLFDLTNYPGRRSLQKQPQGNLEWALLADGVAAQDIYSTLETREGRDRAFRKLDSIKQDVVWWTTGAQPPQMLADGEVVMASAFNGRIDNAQHKEGKPFRIIWDHQIGYMNGWAIPKGSKNLKKAQDFAVFSSSTTALAEQARWIAYGPTRKSSSKLLDADLLKRLPTAPNNFQTAFMFDDEWWIDYADELNEEFNTWLAK, from the coding sequence ATGAAAAACACAATAAGAAAACTCTCAATTGCATCTGTTGGTATTTTGCTGTGCACAAACGCACTGGCAAAGGACAGCCTGACCGTTGTGTCATGGGGTGGATCATTCACCAAAAGCCAGATGGAGGCCTATCACAAACCCTTTACCAACAAGACGGGTGTCGAAATTGTGTCGGAAGATTTCAGCGGCGGGCTGGCGGAAATAAAAGCCCAGGTAGAATCGGGCAATATCACCTGGGATCTGGTCTCTCTGGATAAACCCGATATCGTCCGCGGATGCGCCGAAGGCTTGCTAGAGCCCTTTGATCCTGCCCTGCTACTCGACGGCGAAGACGGTACTCCCGCAAAAGCGGATTTCGTGCCCGGTGCCCTGCACGAATGCGCGATCGCATCTATCGTGGTTTCCAACATCATTGCCTTCGACGAAACCCGGTACAAGGGTAAAACCGCGCCCTCGAAACTCACCGACCTGTTTGACCTGACGAATTATCCGGGCCGTCGTTCCCTGCAAAAGCAACCCCAAGGTAATCTTGAATGGGCACTCCTGGCCGACGGTGTCGCCGCCCAGGATATTTACTCAACATTAGAAACCCGTGAAGGTCGAGATCGGGCGTTCAGGAAATTGGATTCCATCAAGCAGGATGTCGTCTGGTGGACAACCGGTGCTCAACCTCCGCAAATGCTCGCTGATGGCGAAGTAGTCATGGCGTCTGCTTTCAATGGTCGTATCGATAATGCTCAGCACAAAGAGGGTAAACCTTTCCGCATCATCTGGGATCACCAGATCGGTTATATGAACGGTTGGGCGATTCCGAAGGGCAGTAAAAACCTGAAAAAAGCGCAGGATTTTGCCGTATTTTCGTCCAGTACGACGGCGCTCGCCGAGCAAGCTCGCTGGATTGCTTATGGCCCAACCCGTAAATCTTCATCCAAACTGCTCGATGCAGACTTGTTGAAAAGGCTGCCCACCGCACCCAACAACTTCCAGACAGCTTTTATGTTTGATGATGAATGGTGGATCGATTATGCCGATGAACTGAACGAAGAGTTCAATACCTGGCTGGCCAAGTAA
- a CDS encoding NAD(P)/FAD-dependent oxidoreductase, with protein MKPQNREIAVLGAGIVGCSCALALQQSGYQVTLIDPGGISEGCSKGNAGHFATEQVLPLATPGLLWKIPGMLLDPLGPVAIRAPYFHRIAPWLVRFMLNTRQQPFSAGTQALCRLNEASLPAWQRLIKRIGAQELFRLEGSLLVFEKQQSFDNYRATQETLRSCGVDSIPLSGNEAREMEPALSGTIRHALLFPNTGHTTNPYRLTKTIANAFTARGGRYLQQAASRLRIVDDGVECGLDSGPRQFSSLVLATGAWSRPLLKQLTGKSIPLDTERGYHLMLPQSGNALRVPVTSAERRFIMTPMEEGLRLAGTVEFGGLDLPPNMRRADMLAHHAQALLPNEQSTTGEKWMGFRPSLPDSLPVIDRIGPRGQLLLAFGHQHLGLTQAAITAELVLKLANHEHPELDPSPFRLDRF; from the coding sequence ATGAAGCCTCAAAACAGAGAGATCGCTGTTCTGGGTGCAGGCATAGTGGGCTGCAGCTGTGCCCTCGCCCTGCAACAATCTGGCTATCAGGTCACCCTGATCGACCCAGGCGGCATTAGCGAAGGTTGCTCTAAAGGCAATGCGGGACACTTTGCTACCGAGCAAGTACTGCCTCTCGCAACTCCTGGATTGCTGTGGAAAATTCCCGGTATGTTGCTGGACCCACTGGGACCGGTTGCGATACGCGCCCCCTACTTCCATCGCATAGCGCCCTGGCTGGTGCGGTTTATGCTCAACACACGCCAACAGCCTTTTAGCGCGGGTACCCAGGCGCTTTGCAGACTCAATGAAGCCTCGTTACCCGCCTGGCAACGACTGATAAAACGGATCGGTGCCCAAGAGCTGTTCAGGCTCGAAGGCTCTCTGCTGGTGTTTGAAAAACAGCAAAGCTTCGATAATTACCGGGCCACACAGGAGACGTTACGCAGCTGCGGTGTGGATTCGATACCGCTCTCAGGTAACGAAGCCCGGGAGATGGAGCCGGCGTTGTCAGGCACTATTCGCCACGCCCTGTTATTCCCGAATACCGGACACACCACCAACCCATACCGCTTGACAAAAACCATCGCCAACGCCTTCACCGCCCGTGGTGGTCGATACCTGCAACAGGCGGCATCCCGGCTTCGCATTGTTGATGACGGCGTAGAGTGTGGCCTGGACTCCGGTCCCCGGCAGTTTTCCTCCTTGGTCCTGGCGACCGGCGCCTGGTCGCGCCCTCTGCTCAAGCAACTAACGGGTAAATCCATACCTCTCGACACCGAACGTGGTTATCACTTGATGCTGCCACAATCTGGTAACGCCCTGCGGGTTCCGGTCACATCCGCCGAACGGCGCTTTATCATGACCCCGATGGAAGAGGGATTGCGGCTGGCCGGAACGGTTGAGTTTGGTGGTCTCGACTTGCCCCCCAATATGCGGCGTGCCGATATGCTGGCCCACCATGCACAAGCGTTACTGCCCAACGAGCAAAGCACGACGGGGGAAAAATGGATGGGGTTTCGGCCATCGCTGCCCGATTCCCTGCCCGTGATCGACCGTATCGGTCCCAGGGGACAGCTATTACTGGCCTTTGGACACCAGCATCTGGGCCTCACCCAGGCGGCCATCACCGCGGAACTCGTGCTCAAACTGGCCAATCATGAACATCCCGAACTCGACCCGAGTCCGTTTCGGCTGGATCGGTTTTGA